One genomic region from Proteus vulgaris encodes:
- a CDS encoding MFS transporter — translation MTYRYRIASIFLLGFFIDCINIFMSAIALPAIADDMQISIVSVTWVSNSYILGLTLIIPLSHWLSQRFGIKALMVTSMLMFSLSVALVGYSHSFNELIFWRFIQGVSGGLLIPIGQALTFQYFQGHERSKISTLIMAIALIAPAISPTLGGFIVDVVSWRWVFYSNIPFSLLTAFLAFIWVKEPLPKENAMPDIKGIILISLIIVSGLFALSAYGEYHSTLLALAIAVFSIIFAVLYYCHYRHHSSPVINLALLKNRNLSLSIFIYYCIPGVFTGVNILAIFYLQQYLKFTGQGTGIFMLLYALGAFISMTISGALYNKLGMKRLFIIALLLHSIGISLLTFVNSSSDIPLLIIAYLIIGVGGGIGANTAQTTALYDFGAQKLVQASVIWNINRQVVFSVGATMVAMLFNILSLFCLPQTAYSMTFLICALIGILPLTLLFTLKKKVITQEIQDEF, via the coding sequence ATGACTTACCGCTATCGAATTGCATCTATATTTCTGCTGGGTTTCTTTATAGATTGTATTAATATTTTTATGTCAGCCATTGCATTACCTGCAATTGCCGATGATATGCAGATCTCTATCGTTTCTGTTACATGGGTTTCAAATAGTTATATTTTGGGATTAACGTTAATTATTCCATTGAGCCACTGGTTATCTCAACGTTTTGGAATTAAAGCATTGATGGTAACGTCAATGTTGATGTTTAGCTTATCCGTTGCATTAGTGGGATACTCTCACTCTTTTAATGAGCTTATTTTTTGGCGCTTTATTCAAGGCGTGAGTGGTGGATTGTTAATCCCAATTGGGCAAGCATTAACCTTTCAATATTTTCAAGGACATGAGAGAAGTAAAATCTCTACGCTAATTATGGCAATAGCCTTAATTGCACCTGCAATATCGCCGACATTAGGTGGATTTATTGTTGATGTTGTTTCGTGGCGTTGGGTTTTTTATAGCAATATTCCATTCTCATTATTAACCGCATTTCTAGCTTTTATCTGGGTAAAAGAGCCTTTACCTAAAGAAAACGCTATGCCTGATATTAAAGGTATCATTCTTATTAGTCTGATCATTGTATCTGGGTTATTCGCGTTATCTGCTTATGGCGAATACCACTCAACATTACTCGCTTTAGCGATTGCCGTATTCTCAATAATTTTTGCTGTACTTTACTATTGCCATTATCGACACCATTCATCACCAGTTATTAATTTAGCATTATTAAAAAATAGAAATCTATCACTCTCTATTTTTATTTATTACTGTATTCCCGGTGTTTTTACTGGAGTAAATATTCTCGCTATTTTCTATTTACAACAATATTTGAAATTTACAGGTCAAGGTACAGGTATTTTTATGTTGTTGTATGCACTAGGTGCTTTTATTTCAATGACAATAAGTGGTGCGCTTTATAATAAGTTAGGGATGAAACGTTTATTTATTATTGCATTGCTATTACACAGTATTGGTATTTCTTTATTAACATTTGTAAATAGCAGTAGCGATATTCCATTACTTATTATTGCTTATCTAATTATCGGCGTAGGTGGCGGGATTGGCGCTAACACCGCACAAACCACGGCATTGTATGATTTCGGTGCACAAAAATTAGTTCAAGCAAGTGTTATTTGGAATATTAATAGACAGGTTGTTTTTAGTGTCGGGGCAACTATGGTTGCTATGTTATTTAATATTCTTTCTCTTTTTTGTTTACCACAAACAGCTTATAGCATGACTTTTTTAATATGTGCGTTGATAGGCATATTACCTCTTACTTTATTATTTACACTAAAGAAAAAAGTTATTACACAGGAAATACAAGATGAATTTTAA
- a CDS encoding DUF4440 domain-containing protein produces MNFNTDSIIESIKSLHDEIETVFTQYPLSVDAITKIENLLSQEFSMVGISGKAVSYDDVIAMFRQNAGKRSSLKIKTDDYKIIYQSDCLALVRYQETHSENKKILMRESVVLLRRNSHDECWQWHYLHETPISNN; encoded by the coding sequence ATGAATTTTAATACTGACTCAATTATAGAAAGCATTAAATCTTTGCATGATGAGATTGAAACGGTTTTTACGCAATATCCCCTATCAGTCGATGCCATTACAAAAATAGAAAATCTTTTATCTCAAGAATTTTCAATGGTAGGGATCAGTGGAAAAGCAGTGAGTTATGATGACGTTATCGCGATGTTCAGACAAAATGCAGGAAAAAGAAGTAGTCTGAAAATAAAAACGGACGATTATAAAATAATTTATCAGTCTGATTGTTTGGCGCTTGTCAGATATCAAGAAACACACAGTGAAAATAAGAAAATTCTTATGCGCGAATCTGTGGTGTTATTGAGACGTAATTCTCATGATGAGTGTTGGCAGTGGCACTATCTTCATGAAACTCCAATCTCAAATAATTGA
- the ybgC gene encoding tol-pal system-associated acyl-CoA thioesterase, which translates to MQFLWPVRVYYEDTDAGGVVYHASYLKYFERARTELLREKGFHQHDLREYDHVVFVVRKLSIEYIAPARLDNLLQVESEITTLRGASMTFSQKIINEDGCVLCSAEVLVVCVDSSKMKPVALPKSIIAEFK; encoded by the coding sequence ATGCAGTTTCTTTGGCCTGTTCGTGTTTATTATGAAGATACTGATGCCGGTGGTGTTGTTTATCACGCCAGTTATCTGAAATATTTTGAACGCGCTAGAACTGAACTACTCAGAGAAAAAGGTTTTCATCAGCATGATTTACGGGAGTATGATCATGTTGTATTTGTTGTACGTAAATTATCAATAGAATATATTGCGCCAGCTCGACTTGATAATCTTTTGCAAGTAGAAAGTGAAATTACCACATTGCGTGGTGCTTCAATGACATTTTCTCAAAAGATTATTAATGAAGATGGTTGTGTATTGTGTAGCGCAGAAGTGCTCGTTGTCTGCGTAGATTCATCAAAAATGAAGCCAGTAGCGCTTCCTAAGTCCATTATCGCGGAGTTTAAGTAG
- the tolQ gene encoding Tol-Pal system protein TolQ: MADMNVIDLFLKAGLLVKLIMLLLIGFSIASWAIIIQRTKVLNAADREAADFEDKFWSGTDLARLYKDSQARRDELSGSEQIFHSGFKEFARLHQASVHAPDAVVNGASRAMRVSFNRELESLENHIPFLGTVGSISPYIGLFGTVWGIMHAFIALGSVKQATLQMVAPGIAEALIATAIGLFAAIPAVMAYNRFTQRVNKLEQSYDNFMEEFLTILHRQAFASAEKK, encoded by the coding sequence GTGGCTGACATGAATGTTATCGATCTCTTCCTAAAAGCAGGGCTTTTAGTCAAGTTGATCATGTTGCTTTTAATCGGATTTTCTATTGCATCTTGGGCGATTATTATTCAGCGAACTAAAGTTCTGAATGCCGCCGATCGTGAAGCTGCAGATTTTGAAGATAAATTCTGGTCAGGTACTGATTTGGCACGTTTATATAAAGATAGCCAAGCTCGTCGTGATGAGTTATCTGGCTCAGAGCAGATTTTTCATTCTGGCTTTAAAGAGTTTGCACGTTTGCATCAAGCAAGCGTTCATGCGCCTGATGCAGTTGTTAATGGTGCATCAAGGGCAATGCGTGTCTCTTTCAATCGTGAATTAGAATCTTTAGAAAATCATATTCCTTTCCTTGGTACTGTCGGTTCTATCAGCCCATATATTGGCCTGTTCGGTACAGTCTGGGGGATCATGCACGCATTTATTGCATTAGGTAGTGTTAAACAAGCAACATTACAAATGGTCGCACCCGGCATTGCTGAAGCTCTAATTGCAACAGCTATCGGTTTATTTGCGGCAATCCCCGCAGTTATGGCTTATAACCGGTTTACGCAGCGTGTAAATAAACTGGAACAAAGTTACGATAACTTTATGGAAGAGTTCCTGACGATTTTACATCGCCAAGCTTTTGCCTCCGCAGAAAAGAAATAG
- the tolR gene encoding colicin uptake protein TolR encodes MARGRSSRRGVKSEINIVPLLDVLLVLLLIFMATAPIISQSVEVDLPEATETQTVSSSDNPPVIVEVAGVGQYNIRVDQEVLELLPQEQIMAEAKRQLEKNPKVVFLIGGAKDVPYDEIIKALNMLRQAGVKSVGLMTQPM; translated from the coding sequence ATGGCACGGGGTCGCAGTAGCCGCCGAGGCGTAAAATCAGAGATTAACATTGTTCCTTTGCTAGACGTATTATTAGTGCTGTTACTTATTTTTATGGCAACGGCACCTATTATCTCGCAAAGTGTTGAGGTTGATCTTCCTGAAGCAACAGAGACACAAACTGTTTCAAGTAGCGATAACCCTCCTGTGATTGTCGAAGTTGCAGGTGTTGGGCAATACAACATTCGTGTTGATCAGGAAGTATTAGAATTATTACCACAAGAACAGATTATGGCTGAAGCCAAACGACAATTGGAAAAAAATCCGAAAGTTGTATTTCTTATTGGCGGTGCTAAAGATGTTCCTTATGATGAGATAATTAAAGCGCTCAACATGTTACGTCAAGCAGGTGTTAAATCTGTAGGTTTAATGACTCAGCCTATGTAA
- the tolA gene encoding cell envelope integrity protein TolA, whose translation MGKKTKPIRSKLSGSVILSTALHLLVVALLIWGSLTQKWDLGGGGGEDGQVIDAIMVDPNAVVQQYNQQKAQQANVQKAEQVRKERAEQQEEELRQQQMKEQERLKTLEVERLQAKEAAEAQKREAALAAAKAKEEQKVAEEAAAQAKAERDRILKEQADAKQQAEAEAKKQADLAAKQKAEEAKAKAEADAKAKAEADAKAKAEADAKAKAAAEAKAKAAAEAKAKAAAQQQSKAVDSLLDGLMADGNKQSGASAAGQGGGNRTGANNAGVATYIGQVKTAIEQKFIDPELYKGRTCELKVSIAPDGLLISAKVVGGDPSLCQVALRAANTAKLPKPPKDVYEQVKSSVIEFKP comes from the coding sequence GTGGGAAAGAAGACGAAACCAATCCGAAGTAAATTGAGCGGTTCAGTTATCTTGTCTACCGCCTTGCATTTACTCGTTGTCGCATTGCTTATCTGGGGGTCATTAACTCAGAAATGGGATTTAGGTGGTGGCGGTGGAGAAGACGGGCAAGTTATTGATGCTATTATGGTCGATCCTAATGCTGTGGTACAACAGTATAACCAGCAGAAAGCACAACAAGCTAATGTCCAAAAAGCCGAGCAAGTGCGTAAAGAGCGTGCAGAGCAACAAGAAGAAGAGTTGCGTCAGCAACAAATGAAAGAACAAGAACGTTTGAAAACGTTAGAAGTTGAACGTTTACAAGCGAAAGAGGCGGCAGAAGCTCAAAAACGTGAAGCTGCATTAGCTGCTGCGAAAGCAAAAGAAGAACAAAAAGTTGCAGAAGAAGCGGCCGCGCAAGCGAAAGCAGAGCGTGATCGCATCTTAAAAGAACAAGCTGACGCTAAACAACAAGCTGAAGCCGAAGCAAAAAAACAAGCCGATTTAGCAGCGAAACAAAAAGCGGAAGAGGCAAAAGCTAAAGCTGAAGCAGATGCTAAAGCCAAAGCAGAGGCCGATGCAAAAGCGAAAGCTGAAGCGGATGCTAAAGCAAAAGCCGCTGCAGAGGCAAAAGCCAAAGCCGCAGCAGAGGCTAAAGCAAAAGCGGCAGCACAACAGCAAAGTAAAGCAGTAGATAGTTTACTTGATGGTTTAATGGCTGATGGTAACAAACAAAGCGGTGCATCTGCAGCTGGTCAAGGCGGTGGAAATCGCACTGGTGCCAATAATGCAGGTGTTGCTACTTATATTGGACAAGTGAAAACGGCTATTGAACAGAAGTTTATTGACCCTGAGTTGTATAAAGGGCGAACTTGTGAACTAAAAGTCAGTATTGCACCTGATGGCTTGTTAATCAGTGCGAAGGTTGTAGGGGGCGATCCTTCTTTATGTCAAGTGGCATTAAGAGCAGCGAATACCGCTAAATTACCTAAGCCACCGAAAGATGTTTACGAGCAAGTAAAATCATCAGTAATTGAGTTTAAACCATAA
- the tolB gene encoding Tol-Pal system beta propeller repeat protein TolB, producing MKQALNVIFGLLILCVTTLANAEVRIEITQGVNTARPIGVVPFKWEGTGQMPEDVAGIIAADLRNSGKFNPIDVSRIPQQPVTASEVQPALWTALGIDSVVVGRVQPSADGQYLVSYQLVDVAGSPGAVLSQSEFKVPSKWLRYSAHTASDEVFEKLTGIRGAFRTRIAYVVVTNGGAYPYELRVSDYDGFNQDRVYRSSQPLMSPAWSPDGAKLAYVTFESGQSALVVQTLATGEIRQIASFPRHNGAPSFSPDGSKLAFALSKSGSLNLYVMDLASGNMTQVTNGRSNNTEPNWMPDGQTLVYTSDQGGRPQIYKVNINGGTPERITWEGKQNQNPAVSSDGSFLVMVSSESGRQHIAKQDLETNSVQYLTDTFLDETPSIAPNGTMVIYSSTQGLGTILQLVSTDGRFKARLPATDGQVKAPAWSPFM from the coding sequence ATGAAGCAGGCATTAAATGTTATTTTCGGACTTTTAATATTATGCGTAACCACTCTGGCTAACGCTGAAGTTCGAATTGAAATTACACAAGGGGTGAATACTGCACGCCCTATCGGTGTCGTTCCTTTTAAATGGGAAGGTACTGGTCAAATGCCAGAAGATGTTGCTGGTATCATTGCAGCTGATTTACGAAATAGCGGAAAATTCAATCCGATTGATGTATCTCGTATACCTCAACAACCGGTTACTGCTTCTGAAGTCCAACCTGCACTTTGGACTGCATTAGGTATTGACTCTGTTGTTGTTGGACGTGTGCAACCATCAGCGGATGGTCAATATTTAGTTAGCTATCAGTTAGTGGATGTTGCTGGCTCACCGGGTGCAGTTTTATCTCAAAGTGAGTTTAAAGTGCCATCTAAATGGTTACGTTACTCTGCACATACCGCTAGTGATGAAGTTTTTGAAAAACTGACAGGTATTCGTGGTGCATTCCGTACACGTATTGCTTATGTTGTTGTGACAAATGGTGGCGCATATCCTTATGAATTGCGCGTTTCAGATTATGATGGATTTAACCAAGATCGTGTTTATCGTTCATCACAGCCATTAATGTCACCAGCATGGTCGCCAGATGGTGCTAAACTAGCGTATGTGACTTTTGAAAGTGGTCAATCTGCTTTAGTGGTACAAACATTAGCAACAGGTGAAATTCGCCAAATTGCATCATTCCCAAGACATAATGGTGCACCTTCGTTTTCACCTGATGGTTCTAAACTTGCATTTGCTCTTTCTAAGAGCGGTAGCTTAAATCTGTATGTTATGGATTTAGCGAGTGGGAATATGACACAGGTAACCAATGGCAGAAGTAATAATACCGAGCCAAATTGGATGCCAGATGGACAAACCTTAGTCTATACTTCAGATCAAGGTGGACGCCCACAAATTTACAAGGTTAATATTAACGGTGGAACACCAGAGCGTATTACTTGGGAAGGTAAACAAAACCAGAATCCAGCAGTAAGCTCAGATGGTAGTTTCTTAGTTATGGTGAGTTCTGAAAGCGGTAGGCAACATATCGCTAAGCAGGATCTGGAAACGAATTCCGTACAATATCTAACAGATACGTTTCTGGATGAAACGCCAAGCATCGCGCCTAACGGCACAATGGTTATTTATAGCTCTACACAAGGCTTAGGCACCATTTTGCAGCTAGTATCGACTGATGGACGTTTCAAAGCGCGTCTTCCGGCGACTGATGGTCAGGTTAAAGCACCTGCCTGGTCACCGTTTATGTGA
- the pal gene encoding peptidoglycan-associated lipoprotein Pal, translating into MQLNKVFKGLMLALPLVAVAACSSNKNDDQADTNNVPVVEQGPTAEELARQQLEQLKQQNIVYFGFDKYDISSDYANLLDAHAAFLRANPSVRITVEGHADERGTPEYNIALGERRANAVKMYLQGKGVSADQLSIVSYGKEKPAVLGHDEAAYAKNRRAVLDY; encoded by the coding sequence ATGCAATTAAACAAAGTGTTTAAAGGGTTGATGTTAGCATTACCACTCGTTGCTGTTGCAGCATGTAGCTCAAACAAAAACGACGATCAAGCTGATACAAACAATGTACCAGTTGTTGAACAAGGTCCTACTGCTGAAGAATTAGCACGTCAGCAATTAGAACAACTGAAACAACAAAACATCGTTTACTTCGGTTTTGACAAATATGACATTAGCTCAGACTACGCTAACCTGTTAGACGCACACGCTGCATTCCTGCGTGCAAATCCATCAGTACGTATCACTGTAGAAGGTCATGCTGACGAACGCGGTACTCCAGAATACAACATCGCTCTGGGCGAACGTCGTGCTAACGCTGTGAAAATGTACCTGCAAGGTAAAGGCGTATCAGCTGATCAACTGTCAATCGTTTCTTACGGTAAAGAAAAACCAGCTGTACTGGGTCATGACGAAGCCGCTTACGCGAAAAACCGTCGTGCAGTACTGGATTACTAA
- the cpoB gene encoding cell division protein CpoB, whose amino-acid sequence MNNSNFRPFLMSLLLLVGVAAPVAAIAQAPISNIGSGSTDERLAQLERFSNAHSQLLTQLQQQLADSQRDIDMLRGQIQENQYQLNQVVERQRNIYQQLDSLGGGASTSTEATQPDNTASSTPPAATSSGQGDEKADYNAAIDIVLNSKDYDKAIVELNNFINNYPKSSYQSNAQFWLGQMYYLKGNKDQAASTFAIVVKNYPKSQKASEAFYKIGLIMQEKGQKDNAKAVYQQVIKQYPNSAGAKLAQKQLGTL is encoded by the coding sequence ATGAACAACAGTAACTTCAGACCTTTCTTGATGAGTCTGTTGTTACTGGTTGGCGTAGCGGCTCCAGTAGCCGCTATTGCCCAAGCGCCAATCAGTAATATCGGTTCAGGTTCGACCGATGAACGACTCGCCCAACTTGAGCGTTTTTCAAATGCTCACAGCCAGCTTTTGACCCAATTACAGCAACAACTCGCTGATTCTCAGCGTGATATTGATATGTTACGTGGTCAAATTCAGGAAAATCAATACCAGTTAAATCAAGTTGTTGAACGCCAACGCAATATCTATCAACAGTTAGATAGCCTTGGTGGCGGAGCTTCAACATCAACAGAAGCCACTCAACCTGATAATACTGCTTCTTCAACACCACCTGCTGCAACTAGCTCAGGACAAGGTGATGAGAAGGCCGATTATAATGCAGCAATTGATATCGTATTGAATTCTAAAGATTACGATAAGGCAATTGTTGAATTAAACAACTTTATCAATAACTATCCAAAGTCTAGCTATCAATCAAATGCACAATTTTGGTTGGGTCAGATGTATTATCTAAAAGGTAATAAGGATCAGGCTGCAAGCACGTTTGCTATCGTTGTTAAAAACTATCCAAAATCTCAAAAAGCAAGTGAAGCCTTTTATAAAATTGGTTTGATCATGCAAGAGAAAGGGCAAAAGGATAATGCTAAAGCTGTTTACCAACAAGTGATTAAGCAATATCCAAATAGCGCTGGCGCTAAATTAGCGCAAAAGCAGCTAGGAACACTCTAA
- a CDS encoding aminoglycoside 6-adenylyltransferase — protein sequence MEPTTRLIDRMLSFALLDPRIEAVVLTGSLGRNRKIDSYSDIDIELIGYGATELAKNQHWLSQFGDALVSLQLECEDPKSKFWPIYLHVLAQGRKIDIMMAEPERIFNMKTEGLSPVYQRGYQILLDKTSLCDGLPEISTITPPTLSKEKACNNAQEFWFEATQVAIAILRHEFWSANYRMNDMREWLMALLEQVALLDTPTQDVWYQGKNLKEWLPKFYSLRSLESTLAMSTPYEAAATLSIMMAFFLDASKRLNHPIDTAIKTQELVSDWLIDNEFLTENEYTQITSSIICHY from the coding sequence ATGGAGCCAACAACACGTTTAATCGATCGCATGCTATCTTTTGCTCTCCTCGATCCTAGAATTGAGGCTGTAGTACTAACAGGATCGTTAGGACGCAATAGAAAGATAGACAGTTATTCTGATATTGATATAGAGCTTATCGGTTATGGTGCGACAGAGCTCGCAAAAAACCAACATTGGTTATCACAATTCGGTGATGCTCTTGTCAGCTTACAGTTGGAGTGTGAAGATCCCAAAAGTAAGTTTTGGCCTATTTATTTACATGTTTTAGCTCAAGGTCGCAAAATAGACATTATGATGGCAGAGCCTGAGCGTATTTTTAACATGAAAACTGAGGGACTTAGCCCAGTTTACCAGCGTGGATATCAAATCTTACTTGATAAAACGAGTTTATGTGACGGGCTTCCTGAAATTAGCACTATAACGCCTCCTACGCTTTCAAAAGAGAAGGCATGTAACAATGCTCAAGAATTCTGGTTTGAGGCGACACAAGTCGCTATAGCCATTCTACGTCATGAATTTTGGTCTGCTAATTATCGTATGAATGATATGCGTGAATGGCTGATGGCATTACTTGAACAAGTTGCGCTGCTCGATACCCCAACACAAGATGTTTGGTATCAAGGGAAAAACTTAAAAGAATGGCTACCTAAATTTTATTCATTGCGTTCATTGGAAAGCACTCTTGCAATGAGTACCCCCTATGAAGCAGCAGCAACACTTTCCATTATGATGGCATTTTTTCTCGATGCATCGAAACGCCTCAATCACCCTATTGATACAGCAATAAAAACACAAGAATTGGTCAGTGATTGGTTAATCGATAATGAATTTTTGACTGAAAATGAATACACCCAAATCACGTCATCAATTATTTGTCATTACTGA